GTTCTGGGATCATCTTAGGGAAGCAACTTGTAAATGCTCCTGCTAATGTTCTTACTCCAGGTTGGTTTGTAGTATCCGACTGTCCAATAGATTTATGTTGCTTATTAAGGTTTGAGTTGTGCGTCTATAGTAGCTTTTCATCTTAtgatttctcaattttataacATTGCAGGGGTGCTCGCTGGGGAAGCTGAGAAGATTGCTTCCGATTACAGTGATGTGTTATCTGCAAAGATACTGGATGTGGAGCAATGCATAGAGTTGAAAATGGGTTCCTACTTAGGTGTGGCCGCAGCATCAACTAATCCCCCTCACTTCATCCATTTGTGCTACAAGCCACCAAGTGGAGAAGTGAAAAACAAGCTGGCCTTAGTTGGAAAAGGCTTGACTTTTGACAGGTGATAAGAGAACCTTTTGGATGTTCCATTTACTCAATAATTTCAGTGaagattttctttttcacactCTTGGATTGCTTGCTACATTTCAGTGGGGGCTACAATATCAAGACGGGACCCGGGTGTTCCATTGAAATCATGAAAGTTGACATGGGAGGTGCAGCAGCAGTACTCGGTGCAGCAAAAGCTCTTGGACAAATCAAGCCTGCTGGAGTAGAGGTAGATAGTTTTCTTTGTGTGCAGATGCGTTTGCCTCGTCTTGTTCCAGAGTGTGCAGTACTTTTGCTTAGTTGGTGAACAAATGTTTCATACAATCTTAAGTCATTCTTACACATGATTTTGACATGGATGTGTATGCAGGTTCACTTCATAGTTGCTGCTTGTGAGAATATGATAAGTGGAACAGGTATGCGACCGGGAGACATCATCACAGCTTCAAATGGAAAGACAATTGAGGTAAACAATACTGATGCAGAAGGCAGACTTACGCTTGCGGATGCTTTGGTATATGCTTGTAACCAAGGCGTTGAGAAGGTAGGCTTAGGTGCCTTCATGTACGAATATTACTACATTCTTTCAGGTTTAATGCTCTTTTAATAAGGCTTGTATTTTAATGTGCAGATAGTTGATCTTGCTACACTGACCGGAGCCTGTATCGTTGCTCTTGGACCTTCTATTGCTGGTAAGTGCAGTTGCTAAAAATGGGGGCAAAATCCCATTTGAGATCCGGAAAGCAAGCAAATTTACGCCAGTGACATtttcaatatcattttatacacAAGCTCAATATGATGAACTTAATTTCACAATGATCTCCAATCTTCTACACATGGAAAACAGGTGTTTTCACTCCTAGTGATGACTTGGCAAAAGAGGTCGTAGGTGCCTCAGAGGCCGGTGGGGAAAAGCTTTGGAGAATGCCATTGGAAGAAAGCTATTGGGAGTCTATGAAATCAGGCGTGGCTGATATGCTAAATACCGGTGGCCGCCAAGGTGGCTCCATTACAGCTGCTCTCTTCTTGAAGCAGGTAAAAGCTTCAACACTTTGACCATTTTTAACCAAATTCACTTGAACTAGGCCAACATATTTTCTAGTGAATATTATGATACATACTATATACTAAGTAAAGCAGACCATACTTGATCAATGATGAATTCTTGGGCCCCATTGTAGCTATGAAATGTGATGAGCAATGATATGTTTGCAGTTTGTCGACGATAAGGTGCAGTGGATGCATATAGACATGGCCGGCCCTGTCTATAGCGACAAAAAGAAGGGGGCGACAGGGTTTGGCATCTCCACATTGGTCGAGTGGGTGCTGAAGAACTCTTCTTAGGAGACGAATTAGTCTAGGCGCTACAAGGTGGGTGAGATGGATGGTTAGATTGTGTGGGAAATGTGGTTAGATTTGTCTTTTTCATGGACTGTACTCCTTATTGATGCTCCATAGGTTTGGTTGGGTCGGGTCAGGTTGGGTCGGGTAATAAAACTGAACTCATGTGTGTGATATTGTGTACATGGAATGTAGATATGAGAAAGGATCTGATTCAGTAATAAAACTGTGGCTTTTAATCTGAAAACTTAATTGGTCTTTATTATATAATCAAgaactttttattattgaattgaaaCTCAATCAAGTTTCAATACATATTACAGATTTTTTGCTGAATATAAATTTGGcttcaacaaaatatttgttaCAGTTTTGCTCTTTACcttaaaaatgaattacaatcattaatttataatgaCATTGGAGAACAAATAACTCTAGAAAATTAAACAACATCAGACCAAAATCCCCACATTTTTTGTaagacataaaaataaaaataaaatttgaaaggaAATGTACATAAGAAATCCCCGTTTTTTAtgatcatcaaaataaattgaaatgaaaaaatacataaacgTATAACGTATTACTCCATAAGattattgtaaaaattaaaatcagaaaaaatagcaaaataaatatggtGAATTACTGCCTCACGTGCCCATCGTCAAGACTCACGTGCCATTTCGACACAAGCCCGCATGATGTCATGTTTTACAGTGTTGCATTTCTGAATCCAACTGATTTCAAAGTTGACTTCAATTTCCAATTCCCGAGAAGCAAGCAGCAATCTCTGCAACTTTTCTTCATCTCACTGTGTGTGGAGTATGTGATTGATTGAGTCAAGAATGAAGTAAAAGGTGCAGCAAGCAAGAAAGATGAGCGTTTCATTGACTGTAATGACCTTTAATCTCCTAGAAGATCAGGCAGAGGACTCCCCCAATTCATGGGATAAGAGGAAGGATTTGTGTGTTACAGTCATCACAAGCTATTCCCCCATGATTCTCTGCACACAGCAAGGTCTCTCACTATGTGTGTGTGATTATTGTTTAGACTCTTTGCAGTTGTCGATTG
The nucleotide sequence above comes from Salvia hispanica cultivar TCC Black 2014 chromosome 5, UniMelb_Shisp_WGS_1.0, whole genome shotgun sequence. Encoded proteins:
- the LOC125190792 gene encoding leucine aminopeptidase 2, chloroplastic-like → MAHPIARATLGLTQPTNIDPPKISFAAKDVDLVEWKGDILAVGVTEKDLVRDDNSKFKNSLLKTLDSKLQGLLSEASAEEEFTGKSGQSTVLRLPGLGAKRVGLIGLGSGASVTSTYRSLGEAVAAAAKLARASNVAITLASSEGIPAELKLTIVSAIASGTVLGTFDDIRFKSESKQPALKSVDIIGLGTGPEIEKKLKYAGDVCSGIILGKQLVNAPANVLTPGVLAGEAEKIASDYSDVLSAKILDVEQCIELKMGSYLGVAAASTNPPHFIHLCYKPPSGEVKNKLALVGKGLTFDSGGYNIKTGPGCSIEIMKVDMGGAAAVLGAAKALGQIKPAGVEVHFIVAACENMISGTGMRPGDIITASNGKTIEVNNTDAEGRLTLADALVYACNQGVEKIVDLATLTGACIVALGPSIAGVFTPSDDLAKEVVGASEAGGEKLWRMPLEESYWESMKSGVADMLNTGGRQGGSITAALFLKQFVDDKVQWMHIDMAGPVYSDKKKGATGFGISTLVEWVLKNSS